Sequence from the Nerophis ophidion isolate RoL-2023_Sa linkage group LG10, RoL_Noph_v1.0, whole genome shotgun sequence genome:
TATGTCGGAGagtagtagactatgtggactagtgatatgagtaagagggtagtagactatgtcagaaggtagtagactatgtggactagtgatatgagtcagagGGTAGTCAactatgtcagaaggtagtagactatgtcagaaggtagtagactatgtggactagtgatatgagtcagagGGTAGTCAactatgtcagaaggtagtagactatgtcagaaggtagtagactatgtggactagtgatatgagtcagaaggtagtcgactatgtcagaaggtagtagactatgtggactagtgatatgagtcagagGGTAGTCGACTATGTCAgagggtagtagactatgtggactactgatatgagtcagaaggtagtcgactatgtcagaaggtagtaTACTGTGaactagtgatatgagtcagaaggtagtagactatgtcagaaggtaatagactatgtggactagtgatatgagtcagaaggtagtagactatgtggagGGTAGTGACatgagtcagaaggtagtagactatgtcagaGGGTAGTCGGCTATGTCGGAGGGTAGTAGAttatgtggactagtgatatgagtcagagGGTAGTCGACTATGTCAgagggtagtagactatgtggactagtgatagtcagaaggtagtagactatgtcagaaggtagtagactatgtggactagtgatatgagtcagaaggtagtagactatgtcagaaggtagtagactatgtggactagtgatatgagtcagaaggtagtagactatgtcagaaggtagtagactatgtggactagtgatatgagtcagagGGTAGTCGACTATGTCAgagggtagtagactatgtggactagtgatagtcagaaggtagtagactatgtcagaaggtagtagactatgtggactagtgatatgagtcagaaggtagtagactatgtgaactaatggactagtgatatgagtcagaaggTACTAGACTATGTGGAGGGTAGTGACatgagtcagaaggtagtagatTAATTCAGAGGGTAGTCGACTATGTCGGAGagtagtagactatgtggactagtgatatgagtaagagggtagtagactatgtcagaaggtagtagactatgtggactagtgatatgagtcagagGGTAGTCAactatgtcagaaggtagtagactatgtcagaaggtagtagactatgtggactagtgatatgagtcagaaggtagtcgactatgtcagaaggtagtagactatgtggactagtgatatgagtcagagGGTAGTCGACTATGTCAGAGGGTAGTCGACTATGTCAgagggtagtagactatgtggactagtgatatgagtcagaaggtagtagactatgtcagaaggtagtaCACTATGTGAACTagtggactagtgatatgagtcagagggtagtagactatgtggagGGTAGTGACatgagtcagaaggtagtagactaatTTAGAGGGTAGTCGACTATGTCGGAGagtagtagactatgtggactagtgatatgagtaagagggtagtagactatgtcaaaaggtagtagactatgttgactagtgatatgagtcagagGGTAGTCAactatgtcagaaggtagtagactatgtggactagtgatatgagtcagaaggtagtcgactatgtcagaaggtagtagactatgtggactagtgatatgagtcagagGGTAGTCGACTATGTCAgagggtagtagactatgtggactagtgatatgagtcagaaggtagtagactatgtcagaaggtagtagactatgtggactagtgatatgagtcagaaggtagtagactatgtcagaaggtagtagactatgtggactagtgatatgagtcagagGGTAGTCGACTATGTCAgagggtagtagactatgtggactagtgatatgagtcagaaggtagtagactatgtcagaaggtagtagactatgtggactagtgatatgagtcagagGGTAGTcgactatgtggactagtgatatgagtcagaaggtagtagactatgtcagaaggtcgtagactatgtggactagtgatatgagtcagagGATAGTcgactatgtggactagtgatatgagtcagaaggtagtagactatgtcggaaggtagtagactatgtggactagtgatatgagtcagaaggtagtagactatgtcaaAAGGTAGTACACTctgtcagaaggtagtagactatgtcagaAGGTTGTAGAatatgtggactagtgatatgagtcagagGGTAGTCgactatgtcagaaggtagtagactatgtggactagtgatataAATCAGagggtagtagactatgtcagagggtagtagactatgtggactagtgacatgagtcagaaggtagtagactatgtcagaGGGTAGTCGGCTATGTCGgagggtagtagactatgtggactagtgatatgagtcagaacGTAGTCAactatgtcagaaggtagtagactatgtggactagtaATATGAGTCAGAAAGTAGTAgactatgtcagaaggtagtagactatgtgtactagtgatatgagtcagaaggtagtagactatgtcagaagtttgtagactatgtggactagtgatatgagtcagaaggtagtagactatgtcagaaggtagtagactatgtggactagtgatatgagtcagaaggtaggagactatgtcagaaggtagtagactatgtggactagtgatatgagtcagaaggtagtcgattatgtcagaaggtagtagactatgtggactagtgatatgagtcagaaggtagtagactatgtggagGGTAGTGACatgagtcagaaggtagtagactatgtcagaGGGTAGTCGACTATGTCGGAGGGTAGTAGAttatgtggactagtgatatgagtcagaaggtagtagactatgtggactagtgatagtcagaaggtagtagactatgtcagaaggtagtagactatgtggactagtgatatgagtcagaaggtagtagactatgtcagaaggtagtagactatgtggactagtgatatgagtcagagGGTAGTCGACTATGTCAgagggtagtagactatgtggactagtgatagtcagaaggtagtagactatgtcagaaggtagtagactatgtcagaaggtagtagactatgtggactagtgatatgagtcagaaggtagtagactatgtcagaaggtagtagactatgtgaactagtggactagtgatatgagtcagaaggTACTAGACTATGTGGAGGGTAGTGACatgagtcagaaggtagtagactaatTCAGAGGGTAGTCGACTATGTCGGAGagtagtagactatgtggactagtgatatgagtaagagggtagtagactatgtcagaaggtagtagactatgtggactagtgatatgagtcagagGGTAGTCAactatgtcagaaggtagtagactatgtcagaaggtagtagactatgtcagaaggtagtagactatgtggactagtgatatgagtcagagGGTAGTCAactatgtcagaaggtagtagactatgtcagaaggtagtagactatgtggactagtgatatgagtcagaaggtagtcgactatgtcagaaggtagtagactatgtggactagtgatatgagtcagagGGTAGTCgactatgtcagaaggtagtagactatgtcagaaggtagtagactatgtggactagtgatatgagtcagagGGTAGTCAactatgtcagaaggtagtagactatgtcagaaggtagtagactatgtggactagtgatatgagtcagagGGTAGTCAactatgtcagaaggtagtagactatgtcagaaggtagtagactatgtggactagtgatatgagtcagaaggtagtcgactatgtcagaaggtagtagactatgtggactagtgatatgagtcagagGGTAGTCGACTATGTCAGAGGGTAGTCGACTATGTCAgagggtagtagactatgtggactactgatatgagtcagaaggtagtcgactatgtcagaaggtagtagactgtgaactagtgatatgagtcagaaggtagtagactatgtcagaaggtaatagactatgtggactagtgatatgagtcggaaggtagtagactatgtcagaaggtagtagactatgtggactagtgatatgagtcagaaggtagtagactatgtggagGGTAGTGACATGattcagaaggtagtagactatgtcagaGGGTAGTCGACTATGTCGGAGGGTAGTAGAttatgtggactagtgatatgagtcagaaggtagtagactatgtcagaaggtagtagactatgtggactagtgatatgagtcagagGGTAGTCGACTATGTCAgagggtagtagactatgtggactagtgatagtcagaaggtagtagactatgtcagaaggtagtagactatgtggactagtgatatgagtcagaaggtagtagactatgtgaactaatggactagtgatatgagtcagaaggTACTAGACTATGTGGAGGGTAGTGACatgagtcagaaggtagtagactaatTCAGAGGGTAGTCGACTATGTCGGAGagtagtagactatgtggactagtgatatgagtaagagggtagtagactatgtcaaaaggtagtagactatgttgactagtgatatgagtcagagGGTAGTCAactatgtcagaaggtagtagactatgtggactagtgatatgagtcagaaggtagtcgactatgtcagaaggtagtagactatgtggactagtgatatgagtcagagGGTAGTCGACTATGTCAgagggtagtagactatgtggactagtgatatgagtcagaaggtagtagactatgtcagaaggtagtagactatgtggactagtgatatgagtcagaaggtagtagactatgtcagaaggtagtagactatgtggactagtgatatgagtcagagGGTAGTCGACTATGTCAgagggtagtagactatgtggactagtgatatgagtcagaaggtagtagactatgtcagaaggtagtagactatgtggactagtgatatgagtcagagGGTAGTTATGAGTCAGAGGGTAGTCGACTATGTCAgagggtagtagactatgtggactagtgatatgagtcagaaggtagtagactatgtcagaaggtagtagactatgtggactagtgatatgagtcagaaggtagtagactatgtcagaaggtagtagactatgtggactagtgatatgagtcagagGGTAGTcgactatgtggactagtgatatgagtcagaaggtagtagactatgtcagaaggtagtagactatgtggactagtgatatgagtcagaaggtagtagactatgtcagaaggtagtagactatgtggactagtgatatgagtcagagGGTAGTCGACTATGTCAgagggtagtagactatgtggactagtgatatgagtcagaaggtagtagactatgtcagaaggtagtagactatgtggactagtgatatgagtcagagGGTAGTTATGAGTCAGAGGGTAGTCGACTATGTCAgagggtagtagactatgtggactagtgatatgagtcagaaggtagtagactatgtcagaaggtagtagactatgtggactagtgatatgagtcagaaggtagtagactatgtcagaaggtagtagactatgtggactagtgatatgagtcagagGGTAGTCGACTATGTCAgagggtagtagactatgtggactagtgatatgagtcagaaggtagtagactatgtcagaaggtagtagactatgtggactagtgatatgagtcagagGGTAGTcgactatgtggactagtgatatgagtcagaaggtagtagactatgtcggaaggtagtagactatgtggactagtgatatgagtcagaaggtagtagactatgtcaaAAGGTAGTACACTctgtcagaaggtagtagactatgtcagaaggttgtagactatgtggactagtgatatgagtcagaaggtagtagactatgtcagaaggtcgtagactatgtggactagtgatatgagcCAGAAGGTAGAAGTATGTCAGAGGGTAGTAGACTATGtaagaaggtagtagactatgtggactagtgatgtgagtcagaaggtagtagactatgtcaggaggtagtagactatgtggactagtgatatgagtcagaaggtagtCGACTATGTCAgagggtagtagactatgtggactagtgatatgagtcagaaggtagtaaactatgtcagaaggtagtagactatgtggactagtgatatgagtcagaaggtagtagactatgtcagaaggtagtagactatgtggactagtgatatgagtcagagGGTAGTCGACTATGTCAgagggtagtagactatgtggactagtgatatgagtcagaaggtagtagactatgtcagaaggtagtagactatgtggactagtgatatgagtcagagGATAGTcgactatgtggactagtgatatgagtcagaaggtagtagactatgtcggaaggtagtagactatgtggactagtgatatgagtcagaaggtagtagactatgtcaaAAGGTAGTACACTctgtcagaaggtagtagactatgtcagaAGGTTGTAGAatatgtggactagtgatatgagtcagaaggtagtagactatgtcagaaggtcgtagactatgtggactagtgatatgagcCAGAAGGTAGAAGTATGTCAGAGGGTAGTAGACTATGtaagaaggtagtagactatgtggactagtgacATGAGTCAGAGGGTAGTCAACTATGTCAGagggtagtagactatgtcagaaggtagtagactatgtggactagtgatgtgagtcagaaggtagtagactatgtcagaaggtagtagactatgtggactagtgatgTGAGTCAGAAGGTAGTAACTATGTCAggaggtagtagactatgtggactagtgatatgagtcagaaggtagtcgactatgtcagaaggtagtagactatgtggactagtgatataAGTCAGAGGGTAGTCGACTATGTTAgagggtagtagactatgtggactagtgacATGAGTCAgagggtagtagactatgtggactagtgatatgagtcagagGGTAGTCGACTATGTGGACTCGTGTCATTACCTGTGGTCTCTCTCTATGGGTGTTGACTGCCTCCACTTTGAAGGAGATGGACTCCACCTTGCAGCCATAGGCCACAGGTGTGAGCTTCAGCACCGTGTGGAGAGGACACTTCAGGTAGGGCATCTCCTCTACAACATCAATCATATAAACAATGTACATTGCATGTATGAAATATTGATGAATAATATACATTATTCATGAATAATCTAGAATATTGATGAATAATGTAGTATATTGATGAAAAATCTAGAATATTGATGAACAATGTAGTATATTGATTCACTGACCTGCACTTTTATCCAGGAAGTAAGCGAGCAGGCAGCGCATGACAGCTTGGTGACAGATGACAAGAACATTCTCCTGACGCTCCAGCTCCATGATGACAGGCTCCACCCTCTGGACCACGTCCTGGTAGGACTACAACAaacacatcatcatcattattaaatCTGTCATAGAAAGATAGATATATAATTGTCAGACAATTGTTGGATGGATGACGTGAgttatagtgtcttgcccaaggacacaatggcagtgactaggatggcggcagtggggatcgaacctggaaccctgaagttgctggcacggccactctgccgcCCCAGGAACCTGAACCAGATTTAGCAGACATGAAACTTCATGCTTTTTCCTAATAAATGCATTTGACACAAAAAGAGTTTTACTGACACACATGTCCAGCCTTCCAGGGGCCACTTGCAGTGATGTGgagggccacttgaaataaaatgaTGGAGTGACATGACACTGACTAAATTAGGTGGCGGGCCACATGAAATTAAATGATATATAATATTAgaaatgagtatatattatatactgaatatataatatgtaaataatgttatattgctactatagtacatttttagtctactttattcCTTTAGTTGTCGCCTTCTTTTTGTGCCTTGtcttttccatcctttgtaactgagctactgcgtGGAACAATAATAAACCCTGTCAGAGTCAAGACACTGCGCGCATGACTCAGACTATCTTATCATCCCGCTGAATGACACCACAAAAGAAGCCAGGTGTTGGTGCTATCATGAAACCAGCTTTCACTGCCCGCCCCTAATTATGTGTTTAACCATAAGAACAATGGATTATTTCAACGTTAATTATGTGTTTAACCATAAGAACAATGGATTATTTCAACTATTGGTATATTGAAAAAGACAACACTTCcgtagtgttttcagatcaaTGAGGCGACgcaaattgaatgtgttgttttttaggttggtctctccaaagctttggaataaattgcaaaatacctattctgttctgggttatttaaaatcagcttctgtgtcatcaaaagaacttgggactgaccagcaacttaaaatccctcggaggaacatctggtctaaATGCAACACTAACAAACCCGTGGGTTATCTGTAGTAGTTTGCAGCTTCCTGTCGCTCCCCCCTGCTGTGAGTAGGACCCCAAGTCAACAAGTCAGTCCTACCTCTCCAGCCGGGTAGCGGTAGTAGTATTTATCTTCATCCCTCAGGGCGAACTCTTCAGGGAATTTCTCCTTCACTTCATCGTAGGTCATCTCCTCGCACACGCCCTGCAGACGGCAACACCTTCAGACGGGGAGCACACCCAGGAGGAGCAAGAACACAAGACTCACCGCATCGATCTCATTAAGGGCCTTCCACTGCTCGTACGGGAGCCCCAAGTGCTCGGCGGTCTGGATGCTGCGACACAGCTGGCTGCTCCAAACCTTTAGCTTCTtcagctgctgctcctccacaaagCCAGCCAAGGCGGCAGAAAACTACATAAGAGTAGTAGTAGGCCACAATCACCAGCCAGGTCCTACAATCGTGGGGGCGGGGCGTCCTACCTGTCTGCCCCTCGGCGAGAGGCCAGCGTCGCCCCCGAGCCGCCCCTCCAGGTTGTCGGTGCTCTCTCCGTGTCGACACAGGTAGATAGTGCGCGGCTGGACGTGGATGTTCATCAGGTAGTACACCATCTTGCTCTGGATGTGGTCCTGGATGCGGTTGACCAAGAAGCGGCGACCCACGTCTATCACCTTGATGAAGGACAGATCTCTGCATGGCGAGCACACATCAAATCCTTACACTTCGTCAAAAATGTagagtgcgccttataaacccgCTGCGCCCAATGCACAAAACAATGCTGGTTATGCTTACCGACATCGAAGcacttttatttggtacatagtgtaatggaaagtgtgaccagtagatggcagtcctaCATAGGacatacgtgtggactgcaggtggacgcctgttcaataaatatacatatgtatatagcgtttttctttagtgactcaaagcgctttacatagtgaaagccaatagctaagttccatttaaagcagtgtgggtggcactgggagcaagtgtgggtaaagtgtcttgcccgaggacacaacggcagtgactaggatgggggaagcggggaatcgaacctggaaccctcaaattgctggcacggccactctaccaactgaactATTTCGCCCGGTATAATGCTAGCAAAATGACGCTAGCAAGCAACAGCAAAACATTGAGGTTTCATTGGAAATATCGAACATTACAAACAACGCtcaaaaaatctgtcaaaatgttttggtgcGACTTGGGTAAGCTACGAAAGTTGCACCGCTTGAATGATTGAccgagcattacggctaccatagtcagacgtactgtgcttcaacatacgctATTATTATGGTATGTGTAAGGACCCCCAAAAGGAGACCATGTTTCGCACTCAAAAGAAACTTTTTTTACCTATTGgttcctgctgatgtgtatttgggatctacatagtaccgaaaatgtgtgcgcatccgccattgtagtccacgcCGCAGTCAATattgttgtgggacattcatcctccgctgtggggcggtttagagtggccgtgccagcaacttataaatataaataaattgtacttgtatagcgcttttctaccttcaaggtactcaaagcgctttgacactacttccacatttacacacacattcacacactgatggagggagctgccatgcaaggcgccaaccagcacccatcaggagcaagggtgaagtgtcttgctcaggacacaacggatgtgacgaggttggtactaggtgggatttgaaccaggggccctcgggttgcgcacaaccactgcgccacgcaatgagggttccaggttccatccccgctttcgccatcctagtcactgccattgtgtccttgggcaaagacactttacccacctgctccccgtgccacccgcactggtttaaatggaacttaaatattacgtttcactatgtaaaagtgcttttagtcactagagaaaagcgctatataaatataattcacttcactgttgcCCTTTCTAATAAGTGGTgaacagttctaacttatatctgtcagtagaatcgctatggaagcgctaaaaactaccgctacaacaaagatgacggtagATTACGttgttgaagtggaggcacgtaagtaGGACTGCCCACAAAAAGAGACAGTCACAAGGCGGCTCCAAAACACTCCGTAAAACATCATCTGAGCAAACTTTTGAGCGatgaaccaccatcacatgttctGTACGCGTTTGAAATGTAGAAAAATAAATATGAGCCTTTTAACGCACTTTACAATCCaagtggtccatccatccatccattttctaccgcttattcccttttggggtcgcggggggcgctggctcctatctcagctacagtcgggcggaaggcggggtacaccctggacaagttgccacctcatcgcagggccaacacagatagacagacaacattcacactcacattcacacactagggccaattttttttagtgttgccaatcaacctatccccaggtgcatgtctttggaggtgggaggaagccggagtacccggagggaacccacgcattcacggggagaacatgcaaactccacacagaaagatcccgagcctggatttgaacccaggactgcaggaccttcgtattgtgaggcagacgcactaacccctctgccaccgtgaagccctccaagTGGTCCAAAAATACTGTAAACTTGATGGCTTCCTGAGATGATGGACGCTTACCTGTCGTGCCCGTCAGGGTCTAGAGGTTGGTAGCTTGCGTTGTAACATTCGATTCTCCTTTGGAAGTCCAGCATGGCTTCGGTCTTGTTGCTATCTTTGTAGTCCGGACAGGACACCTTCACTTCCTGCGCAGGAAGGAAGTCACTTTCATTGTTGCCCTGCATCTTTCAGCTACGACAAATCCTCCCTCACCATGATGTTGGATGCGATCACGTCAGGGTCGTCGCAGACGGACTCGATGAAAAAGATctgcggcaaaaaaaaaaaaaaaaaactgtggtcGCGGCGACTAAAAGAGCGGCAGGTCGCCGTAGAAACGAGGGGCTTACCTTGAAGCCATTCTCGCGGCCGAACTGGAGGATCATCTCTCTCCTTTCCCTCGTGGTGTTTGTCGCGTCGAAGACCTGCATGGACACATGCTCCTCAGTTTCAAAGTGCTGCAAGGATTTCCACGAGCAgcagtgacaaaaaaaaaaaaacgtaccgCTACTTGTCCTCCTTCGTCCTGCAGGTAGGACTTGACGTCCCTCAGGGCCGCCAAGGCACATTGTCTGCGGGGCAAACACACGCTGAGGACTTTGCACCTCTGCCTGCGTTCTATCAACACTAGGGTTGCAAAGCTTCCGGTAAATTTCCAAAAACTTTACGGAAATTTGACCACGGGGAAGTCAAGCTGGGAAGTTCGACCATTTTTTGGATTATTCAAAGTTGAACACCGTCCTTCTTGTTGTGTAGAATAAGATGAGGCCCTTGTAAAAGACTcatgcaatgccacacacagatTTAAATAGTCAGATAAGTAactggagtagtctttaaaaatatgttactgacaaatgaatagaaatagtctagatcaggggtgtcaaagtcaaatacagagtgggccaaaattttaaactgaacaaagccgcgagccaaggttgaacaaattaaccttttaattagggacccaaacaagttttgcaataaatattgaacaagcaaggcttatataactttagtgacatgcaaaatccagtttcaaataataataataataataattaaaaaaatatcaatggcatatcaaataaaatccatccatccatcatcttccgcttatccgaggtggggttacgggggcaacagcctaagcagggaaacccagacttccctctccccagccacttcgtctagctcttcccgggggatcctgaggcgttcccaggccagccgggagacatagtcttctcctgggtcttccccgtggcctcctaccggttggacgtgccctaaacacctccttagggaggtgttcgggtggcatcctgaccagatgcccgaaccacctcatctggctcctctccatgtgaaggagcagcggctttactttgagtccctcccggatggtagagcttctcaccctaagggagagacccaaactcatttgggccgcttgtacccgtgattttatcctttcggtcatgacccaaagctcatgatcataggtgaggatgggaacgtagatcgaccggtaatttgagagctttgccttccggctcagctccttcttcaccacaacggatctttacaacgtccgcattactgaagacgccgcaccgatccgcctgtcgatctcacgatccactcttccctcactcgtgaacaagactcctaggtacttgaactcctccacttggggcagggtctcctccccaacccggagatggcattccacccttttccgggcgagaaccatggactcggacttggaggtgctgattctcattccggtcacttcacact
This genomic interval carries:
- the pfkfb3 gene encoding 6-phosphofructo-2-kinase/fructose-2,6-bisphosphatase 3 isoform X2, yielding MPRELTQNRIQKIWLPSKDDKPAPRRVAGAPHLANPPAVIVMVGLPARGKTYISRKLTRYLNWIGTPTKVFNVGEYRREAVKNYSSYDFFKCDNECAVKIRQQCALAALRDVKSYLQDEGGQVAVFDATNTTRERREMILQFGRENGFKIFFIESVCDDPDVIASNIMEVKVSCPDYKDSNKTEAMLDFQRRIECYNASYQPLDPDGHDRDLSFIKVIDVGRRFLVNRIQDHIQSKMVYYLMNIHVQPRTIYLCRHGESTDNLEGRLGGDAGLSPRGRQQLKKLKVWSSQLCRSIQTAEHLGLPYEQWKALNEIDAGVCEEMTYDEVKEKFPEEFALRDEDKYYYRYPAGESYQDVVQRVEPVIMELERQENVLVICHQAVMRCLLAYFLDKSAEEMPYLKCPLHTVLKLTPVAYGCKVESISFKVEAVNTHRERPQEVKRGPGTLIRRNSVTPLTSPESNIKKPRIDDMDEAPIQELPHSLASLALCSPTHLTGQDLRRHSCGRHDVPQTCQ
- the pfkfb3 gene encoding 6-phosphofructo-2-kinase/fructose-2,6-bisphosphatase 3 isoform X1, which translates into the protein MPRELTQNRIQKIWLPSKDDKPAPRRVAGAPHLANPPAVIVMVGLPARGKTYISRKLTRYLNWIGTPTKVFNVGEYRREAVKNYSSYDFFKCDNECAVKIRQQCALAALRDVKSYLQDEGGQVAVFDATNTTRERREMILQFGRENGFKIFFIESVCDDPDVIASNIMEVKVSCPDYKDSNKTEAMLDFQRRIECYNASYQPLDPDGHDRDLSFIKVIDVGRRFLVNRIQDHIQSKMVYYLMNIHVQPRTIYLCRHGESTDNLEGRLGGDAGLSPRGRQFSAALAGFVEEQQLKKLKVWSSQLCRSIQTAEHLGLPYEQWKALNEIDAGVCEEMTYDEVKEKFPEEFALRDEDKYYYRYPAGESYQDVVQRVEPVIMELERQENVLVICHQAVMRCLLAYFLDKSAEEMPYLKCPLHTVLKLTPVAYGCKVESISFKVEAVNTHRERPQEVKRGPGTLIRRNSVTPLTSPESNIKKPRIDDMDEAPIQELPHSLASLALCSPTHLTGQDLRRHSCGRHDVPQTCQ